One genomic segment of Capricornis sumatraensis isolate serow.1 chromosome 6, serow.2, whole genome shotgun sequence includes these proteins:
- the SFTPC gene encoding surfactant protein C, protein MDVGSKEVLMESPPDYSAVPGGRLRIPCCPVNIKRLLIVVVVVVLVVVVIVGALLMGLHMSQKHTEMVLEMSIAGPEAQQRLALSERVGTTATFSIGSTGTVVYDYQRLLIAYKPAPGTCCYIMKVAPQSIPSLEALTRKLQNFQAKPPVPSSKLGQEQGRDAGSAFSGDLAFLGRTVSTLCGEVPLYYT, encoded by the exons ATGGATGTGGGCAGCAAAGAGGTCTTGATGGAGAGCCCGCCG GACTACTCAGCAGTCCCCGGGGGCCGGCTCCGCATCCCCTGCTGTCCCGTGAACATCAAACGCCTTCTCATCGTGGTCGTGGTTGTGGTCCTTGTCGTCGTGGTGATCGTAGGAGCCCTGCTCATGGGTCTTCACATGAGCCAGAAACATACAGAGATG GTTCTAGAGATGAGCATCGCAGGCCCGGAAGCACAGCAACGCCTGGCCCTGAGTGAGCGTGTGGGAACCACTGCCACTTTCTCCATCGGCTCCACTGGCACTGTGGTGTATGACTACCAGCGG CTCCTGATTGCCTACAAGCCAGCCCCCGGAACCTGCTGCTACATTATGAAGGTGGCTCCGCAGAGCATCCCAAGTCTCGAGGCTCTCACTAGAAAATTGCAGAACTTCCAG GCCAAGCCCCCAGTGCCTTCCTCGAAGCTGGGCCAGGAGCAGGGCCGTGACGCCGGCTCAGCATTCTCTGGGGACCTGGCCTTCCTGGGCAGGACCGTGAGCACCCTGTGTGGCGAGGTGCCCCTGTACTACACTTAG
- the BMP1 gene encoding bone morphogenetic protein 1 isoform X3, giving the protein MPGVARPPLPLLLWLLLLARPGRPLDLADYTYDLGEEDDAEPLNYKDPCKAAAFLGDIALDEEDLRAFQVQQAADLRQRATRRSSIKAAVSGNSSTLNSQNASMKPQRRSRGRWKSRSRSRRAATSRPERVWPDGVIPFVIGGNFTGSQRAVFRQAMRHWEKHTCVTFLERTDEDSYIVFTYRPCGCCSYVGRRGGGPQAISIGKNCDKFGIVVHELGHVIGFWHEHTRPDRDRHVSIVRENIQPGQEYNFLKMEVQEVESLGETYDFDSIMHYARNTFSRGIFLDTIVPKYEVNGVKPPIGQRTRLSKGDIAQARKLYKCPACGETLQDSTGNFSSPEYPNGYSAHMHCVWRISVTPGEKIILNFTSMDLYRSRLCWYDYVEVRDGFWRKAPLRGRFCGGKLPEPIVSTDSRLWVEFRSSSNWVGKGFFAVYEAICGGDVKKDNGHIQSPNYPDDYRPSKVCVWRIQVSEGFHVGLTFQSFEIERHDSCAYDYLEVRDGHSESSTLIGRYCGYEKPDDIKSTSSRLWLKFVSDGSINKAGFAVNFFKEVDECSRPNRGGCEQRCLNTLGSYKCSCDPGYELAPDKRRCEAACGGFLTKLNGSITSPGWPKEYPPNKNCIWQLVAPTQYRISLQFDFFETEGNDVCKYDFVEVRSGLTADSKLHGKFCGSEKPEVITSQYNNMRVEFKSDNTVSKKGFKAHFFSEKRPALQPPRGRPHQLKFRVQKRNRTPQ; this is encoded by the exons ATGCCCGGCGTGGCCCGCCcgccgctgccgctgctgctctggctgctgctgctcgcGCGCCCCGGCCGGCCGCTCGACTTGGCCGATTACACCTATGACCTGGGGGAGGAGGACGACGCAGAGCCCCTCAACTACAAAGACCCCTGCAAGGCGG CTGCCTTCCTTGGGGACATCGCCCTGGACGAGGAGGACTTGAGGGCCTTCCAAGTGCAGCAGGCTGCGGATCTCAGACAGCGTGCAACCCGCAGGTCTTCCATCAAAGCTGCAG TTTCAGGAAACTCCTCTACCCTCAACAGCCAGAACGCTAGTATGAAGCCTCAGAGGAGAAGCCGTGGGAGATGGAAAAGCCGGTCCCGGAGCCGGCGGGCAGCAACGTCCAGACCAGAGCGGGTGTGGCCTGACGGAGTCATCCCCTTTGTCATTGGGGGCAACTTCACTG GCAGCCAGAGGGCAGTCTTCCGGCAGGCCATGAGGCACTGGGAGAAGCACACCTGTGTCACCTTCTTGGAGCGCACGGACGAGGACAGCTATATCGTGTTCACCTACCGACCCTGCGG GTGCTGCTCCTACGTGGGCCGCCGTGGCGGGGGCCCCCAGGCCATCTCCATCGGCAAGAACTGTGACAAGTTTGGCATTGTGGTCCACGAGCTGGGTCACGTCATCGGCTTCTGGCATGAGCACACGCGACCCGACCGAGACCGCCACGTCTCCATCGTGCGGGAGAACATCCAGCCAG GGCAGGAGTATAACTTCCTGAAGATGGAGGTCCAGGAGGTGGAGTCCCTGGGGGAGACCTATGATTTTGACAGTATCATGCACTATGCCCGGAACACATTCTCCAG GGGCATCTTTCTGGATACCATCGTTCCCAAGTACGAGGTGAATGGGGTGAAGCCCCCCATTGGCCAGAGGACACGACTCAGCAAGGGGGACATTGCCCAGGCACGCAAGCTCTACAAGTGCCCAG CCTGTGGAGAGACCCTGCAGGACAGTACAGGCAACTTCTCCTCCCCCGAGTACCCCAATGGCTACTCTGCCCACATGCACTGTGTATGGCGTATCTCGGTCACACCTGGGGAGAAG ATCATTCTGAACTTCACGTCCATGGACCTGTACCGTAGCCGCCTGTGCTGGTATGACTACGTGGAGGTCCGAGACGGCTTCTGGAGGAAGGCACCCCTTCGAG GCCGCTTCTGTGGGGGCAAACTCCCCGAGCCCATTGTGTCCACCGACAGCCGCCTCTGGGTTGAATtccgcagcagcagcaactgggtCGGGAAGGGCTTCTTTGCGGTCTATGAAG CCATCTGCGGGGGAGATGTGAAAAAGGACAATGGCCACATCCAATCGCCCAATTACCCAGATGACTACCGGCCCAGCAAAGTCTGTGTCTGGCGGATCCAGGTGTCCGAGGGCTTCCACGTGGGCCTCACCTTCCAGTCCTTTGAG ATCGAGCGCCACGACAGCTGCGCCTATGACTACCTGGAGGTGCGGGACGGGCACAGCGAGAGCAGCACGCTCATCGGGCGCTACTGCGGCTACGAGAAGCCCGACGACATCAAGAGCACGTCCAGCCGCCTCTGGCTCAAGTTCGTCTCTGACGGGTCCATTAACAAGGCTGGCTTTGCTGTCAACTTTTTCAAAG AGGTGGATGAGTGCTCTCGGCCCAACCGTGGGGGCTGTGAGCAGCGGTGTCTCAACACCTTGGGTAGCTACAAGTGCAGCTGTGACCCTGGGTACGAGCTGGCCCCCGATAAGCGCCGCTGTGAGG CTGCCTGTGGCGGATTCCTCACCAAGCTCAATGGCTCCATCACCAGCCCAGGCTGGCCCAAGGAGTACCCCCCTAACAAAAACTGCATCTGGCAGCTGGTGGCGCCCACTCAGTACCGCATTTCCCTGCAGTTCGACTTCTTTGAGACCGAGGGCAATGAC GTGTGCAAGTACGATTTTGTGGAGGTGCGCAGTGGACTCACGGCCGACTCCAAGCTGCACGGCAAGTTCTGTGGCTCTGAGAAGCCTGAGGTCATCACCTCCCAGTACAACAACATGCGTGTGGAGTTCAAGTCCGACAATACGGTCTCCAAAAAGGGCTTCAAGGCCCACTTCTTCTCAG